ATTATATCCAGTAAATGAGCTTATACTACCTTCGCCAAATACAATAGAATTTTTGCTAAAACCTAAGCTATAAACATAATTTCCTAATTCGGTTGGATAATTAAAATTGATAATATAAGGAATACGTTGAATATTGGCAAAAGCAGAATCTGTTATTTTTAAAACGGCTATATCGTGCTCAATATCGTTTAAAACAATTTTAGCATGAAAACGAATGGAACTGTCGGCAGCATTGGTTACTAGTACAGAATCATAATCTGAAACAAGGTGAGAACTTGTAATTAAATATCCTTTATCAGAAAGTGCAAAAGCAGTTCCTCTTAAATAAGTTATTTCATTACTATTAAATAAGGTGTTCCATAGAGATTTTTGATTTTTTGAAATGGTGGTAATACTATTTGATAATTGTTTATAAGCTTTAATTTGATGGGTGTAGTTAAACCATCCCGTTAGGTATAAGGTTGTTAATACAGCAATAATACTAACTGCTGCTACAGAGCTATATTGAATTAATCTTCTAAAAAATATGTTATTAGAAACTTGATTAAGTTTTTTCAACGCCTCGTAAGTGTTTTCTGCTTTTTTAAGATTATTGACAAATATTTTGTATTTAGCATGGTTGTTTAGTTCTTCAATTAAGCGAATATTTTCATTAAAATCTTTTTCTAATTCAGGATTTTCAGCAAAAATTTGCTGCAAATAATTTAGTTCTTCTTTTGTAATAGTACCGTTTACTTTTTTTTCGCTAAGTTCAAATAAATGAAGTTGATTCATAGGTTTAGAGTTTTTGAAATATTTTTTTTAAACGTAATAAACATTTATATTTTTGATTTTTTGCATTTTCGGCATTGGTATAACCCATTTTATTGGCAATTTCTTGCATGGAAAGCTGTTCAATATAAAATGCAGTGAGAATACTTTTACAGGGTTCGCCTAAGTTATCGAGGCTAATTTTAAGATTTTGTTGATTTTTGATTTTTTCTTCGGCTTCTTCAAGTAATAGTTCATGGTCGCTAATAATCTCATCAAAATCGTTAATTTCCTGACTGTTTTTATTTAAACGTTTAAGTTCTGTTAACCATAGGTTTCGCGAAATGGAATATAAATAGGTATTTAGCTTACAATTTAAATAAAAATTATCGTTTTGAGTTTTATAGAATAATATTGTCATGGCTTCTTGAAAAATATCTTTAGCATCGTCGTCAGTACCCCCATTTAAGCGAATAAAATTCGCAACAGAAGGATAAAATTTTTTATAGGCATAAGTGATTGCCATGGTATTATTATTTTTAATCCCTTGAATTAGAGTTTGTTCGTCGAGTGAAAGTTTATTTTTCATTGACAATAATTAATATAAGATTGAGTACAAAAGTAACCCATAAAAAAAAATTAAAAAAATTTTTTCATAATTGGGTTACCTCTATCCTTTTTTTTATATTAATGAACGAAATCAATGTTTAACTTTAAAAAATTAAAAAAATGAAAAAAGCTATTTTCGGTATTTTCGTAGTTTCGATGTTTGCTTTAGCATCATGTGGTGGTAACAAAGACGAACAACAACAAGCTTTAGATTCTTTGAACCAAGCTTTAGATCAAGCAGTTCAAGATTTAAACACTCAAGTAGATTCTTTAAATGCTACCATGGATACTACAGCTACTCAACCAGCTCAGTAATAATTGAAAACTTGGAAGACAAGCAAAATAAAAGCCGCTCAATTGAGCGGCTTTTATTTTTTATTAAAAGAGGCAACTTTAAAGGTCGCCTCTTTTTTTAATATTATAGTTTTGTAAAACGCTGGTTTATTGATAAACCATTCACTTTTGATTTTAATATATAAACGCCTTGTTTTAGTGAACTTACATCAAGTTGGAATTGATGATTGGCATAGGTGTTCTTTACAGTAATATCAATTTTGCGTCCCATTAGGTCATAAACTTCAAAATCGGCTTTTTTAATTTCGATATCTAAAATTTCAATAGTAAGTTTTTCGTATGTTGGGTTTGGATAAACTACCATATGTTGTTGTAAATCGAGTTCATCAATGCCGACTAAACAGCCTACAACTTGGATTGCAAGAGATGTGTTATAAATGAGTGTGTCGTTAAAGAATTGAGTAATAGTTTTCCAGTCGGTTGGAGTTTTTGCCAAATATAAAGTGTTTTGACCATTTACACCGCGATTGGGTGCCATATATACAACAAAAGTATCGACAGGACTATTATACCATAATTGATATCCTACAAAAAATTTACCATTAACATTTATAGGTGTATTAAAATGAACTGATTTATAAAGTTGAGGAGTGAAATTATTAATTATTTCATCTTTATAGCCTAAAATGTTTCCTGGTTTGCCGGTTAATGAATCTACATCCCAAACAGTAAAACGTACTTTATTATTGGGAGAGGCACCATAGGCTTTTACTACGGGAACAAGCAATCCACTAACATTAGTGTAAGTATAGTTTACTTGTTTATCGGCATAGTATTTAATTTGACTTTGATTATGTCCGGGTATGTAACCCCATTTATTAGGTGCTAAGTGAATAAATACTAATGGATGTTCTCCTTGTTTAATATTAGAAGTTGTGTCGCAGAAACCATTGGGATCAGGCCATACTTCGGTTGTTACTACAATGTAATCTTGTTTTACAAGGGTATCAGAAAAGGCTCCATTACTTACAACTAAACGCACATCGTAAATGCCTGGTGTGCTATAGTTAATATTAGATGGATGTTGTACGGTTGAAGTAGATGGGTTGCCACCTTCAAAAAACCAATTCCATGAAGTGATAGGACCAGTTGAAAGATCTTCGAAACTTACATTACCTCCTTGAACAATTAAACGCGTTGTAATTGCATGGAAATTAGCATGAACGGTATCAGCATTCGAAGGGTCGAATACACAAATATAATCATGTTTTACTAATGTGTCGTTTCCAAGGAAACTATATAGAATTAAAGTAACATCAAAACACGATATTGAATCGTAGGTAATATTGGTAGGATTT
The genomic region above belongs to Bacteroidales bacterium and contains:
- a CDS encoding trypsin-like peptidase domain-containing protein gives rise to the protein MNQLHLFELSEKKVNGTITKEELNYLQQIFAENPELEKDFNENIRLIEELNNHAKYKIFVNNLKKAENTYEALKKLNQVSNNIFFRRLIQYSSVAAVSIIAVLTTLYLTGWFNYTHQIKAYKQLSNSITTISKNQKSLWNTLFNSNEITYLRGTAFALSDKGYLITSSHLVSDYDSVLVTNAADSSIRFHAKIVLNDIEHDIAVLKITDSAFANIQRIPYIINFNYPTELGNYVYSLGFSKNSIVFGEGSISSFTGYNEDTNSFQLSIPTNPGNSGSPVFNQAGEIIGIVCGKNFEKEGSSYAVKADILKDIIDSIKTIEPQAFNNNNYNYIKHLPKNKQISKIIPYIFKIEIY
- a CDS encoding sigma-70 family RNA polymerase sigma factor, producing MKNKLSLDEQTLIQGIKNNNTMAITYAYKKFYPSVANFIRLNGGTDDDAKDIFQEAMTILFYKTQNDNFYLNCKLNTYLYSISRNLWLTELKRLNKNSQEINDFDEIISDHELLLEEAEEKIKNQQNLKISLDNLGEPCKSILTAFYIEQLSMQEIANKMGYTNAENAKNQKYKCLLRLKKIFQKL